TCAACGTCCCACAGGAGTGGCAGTCCGCTGCTCTACCAGCTGAGCTACACTCCAGTACAGCCGATACTGGTTGCCACCGGAGAGTACCTGTGTAGTCAGCTATGGTACTGGCCACCTTCTCATATGTCAATGCCTCATCCCTCTGACCCCTTTCTCCCCACTGCAGGCAGGAACCAGGAGAAACGAGAGCAGCAGTTTCCCTGAGAGACTAGACCTATCCCATATCGGCAACAACAGAGGTCGGGGTTGAGGCCGAAGAAGCGTACTGTCTCCCACACCCTCTACCGGTACCCAGAAGCGTAGCAGGGAGTTTTACACTTCTTGCACATTGGCCTGGGGTCATAAGGGCACTGGAGCAGCTTGATATTTACAGGTGACGGTTATTATCAGTACCTGCTCAGACTTCCAGGCAATTTCCCCACACACCGTGTACGTTACAGTAGGCAAGGGCACAGAAAGCCATGAATTCTGTCACCGGCACCTGGAACCTGACATTGGGGCTGGTGTAGGCAGGGGCAAAGGCAGCTCGACCGAGGTTTATCACCTGTCCGTTCTGCTTCACCCCGAATAGCTCAACCCAACCGATATGGTGCTCCACCGTGTTGGGGTGCGGTGTTTCCTTGCCCACCACCACGTGCACAATATCGGCTCCACCTTCTCCTTTACCCTTACCGATCTCAATAACCGGTACATGCTTTTCCTTTCCCTCGGACTCCGCGGTTTTCAGTATATCCTGGAACTGCATAATTCACCTCCTTACTGGCTGAGTCCCTACTCATTACTGCTCCTCTTTCTTTAACAGGTCATTGAAAATCTCAGTATGGTATATTTCATGGTCTCTGATACGAAGCAGGAGCCGTTTAAGGCCCGCCTCCTCAATCTCCCTGGCGGCACGGTCATAGGTGTTAGCCACCTCCTGCTCGATCTTGATGTCAGCTCGGAGCATATCAGCAGTCTTAGTTGACCGATCAACCTCGGTGTGTTCAATTCTCGGATTGCCGCTGATATCGATTATCTTTTCAGCGAGCCATCCCAGGTGCTGCATCTCGTTAATAGCCTGGTCTTCCAATTGCTTTTTGGCCTCCGGATTGGTGGTCATATGTGACTGGAACATATATTGTAGAATAACCGTATACTCATGCTCGATACCCCAGTTGAGAGTCTGGACAACCTTGTCCGTACGACTACCCCTCACATCTTTGGCTCCTTCCTTCTGCGCCTTGTTAACGAAGTGCTCGAAATCACCGTGGTGTGATTCTTCGTCAGACAGGATACGCTGTAATAGCCTCTTTATCTCAGGGTCATCTATAATCTTGATGTGCTCCCGATACAGGTTTATGCCATCTTCTTCCAGAAGCACATCATTTCTCATCCAGTCGGCTACTGACTCGCCACCCATGCGCATCTTACCCCGCTCTAAACTGGGAACACCACCCAGTTCTACGATAGCCTCCGCTAGCCAGTCCAGGTGGCGCATTTCCTCCCTGGCGAGTGGCTCAATCTCACAAGCTATCTCACCTTCTCCCATAGCATAAGCATGTGTTAGGTACTGAATGATGGCACCATGCTCACCCTCAAGGTCCTGATTTAAAAGGGCAATAATTCCATCTTTGTCCATTAGTTCCTCCCATATTTCAGCTATTTATCCCATAACCTTTTATAGCGCGTCCTTATAAGATTAAGCCTGAACTGAGGTGGCCATTTTACTGGCTCCTCCCCCTTCTCGGTAATCTCATACCTATTCTCTCCTCCTTCAGGTAGATACTTCCAGGGAAAGTCACTATTCTGCTTTATCTTTGAGCTAAGACGTAGCCTTAGCTCGTTCTTCCTGAGACATCTCAGCCAGGGTTTCTACCTCTTTAATGTCGAGACCCAGTCCCTCGGCTACGCGGCGGCCATATTCCGCATCAGCTTTACAGAAGATAGCAGTCTGGCGCAGCTGAATCCGTTTCTGCGCATTGCAAAGATGTGTTGTAATATTGCCAATCAAGTGCTCTCTATCCTCATCGGTCATCACCCTTCGGTAGAGTTCTCCGGCCTGGAAGAAATCATCATTGGGATGGGTATAAGGTTGACGAGCGGCTTGTCCGGATACTTCAACCGGGGGCTCAGCAACATCCACTTGGGGTTCCGGACCATCAAAGCTGTTGGGATAATAATTCGGGCTGTCACCACCGTTGTCGGTGAAATTCATGAAACCGTCACGCTGGTAGTAATTGACTTTTGTGGCCTTGGGTCTGTTGATGGGCAACAGATGATAGTTGGGCCCCAGGCGGTGTAGATGAGTGTCATGGTAGGAGAAAAGCCTCCCCTGTAGCATTTTGTCTGGTGAGGCTGCAATTCCAGGAACGAAGTTCGCGGGAGAAAAAGCAGCCTGCTCCACCTCGGAAAAGTAATTTTGGGGATTCCGGTTGAGTACCATACGACCTATAGTGAAAGGTGGATAATCAGCATGGAACCAGACTTTGGTGATATCGAAAGGATCGAAGTGATATTCCTTGGCCTGCTGCGGGGGCATAATCTGCATTTCCAACCGCCAGGATGGGTATTCACCTCTTTCAATAGCCTCATGAAGGTCGCGCGTTGCATGATCAGGGTCTTTCCCCTTCATTTCGGTGGCTTCGTCACGGGTTAGATTCTGGATTCCCTGCTCCGTTTTGAAGTGATACTGTACCCAGAAATATTCACCCTTTGTGTTGTACCACTTGAATGTGTGGCTGCTGTAACCGTTCATGTTTCGGAATGTCCTGGGTGTCCCCCGGTCGGAAAAGAGGATGGTAACCTGGTGGATAGATTCCGGGGTCAGAGAAAGGAAATCCCAGAACATGTCCGCATCTTTAAGGTTGGTGCCCGGGTGGCGTTTCTGAGTATGAATGAAATCAGGGAATTTCAGCGGGTCACGGATGAAGAAGACGGGCGTATTGTTCCCGGTCATGTCGTAATTGCCTTCTTCAGTGTAGAACTTGACTGCGAATCCGCGGGGGTCTCTTTCCGCATCTGCCGATCCCTTCTCGCCACCCACAGTGGAAAAGCGGGCGAAGACATCGGTGCGCTTACCGATTTCGGACAAGAATTTTGCCCTGGTGTACCTGGTTACGTCGGCGGTAACCTCAAAGTAGCCGTGTGCCCCGGTACCTTTGGCATGGACGACACGTTCCGGGATACGCTCCCGGTCGAAATGCCCCAGCTTTTCCAGAAGGTGTGTATCCTGCATCAGTACGGGGCCGTTACTGCCTGCAGTTATACTGTTTTGATCGTTATCGACTGGTGCGCCGAAACCGGTAGTGTAGACTTTCTTCTCTTCTGACATTTCTCTCCTCCTTTCAATAATGATGATTCCTTATAAGATTTGCCAGACTGCACGTTATTATGTTTTCAGCTATTATATGTCTGTCATTATAATCAAAAGGCATTAAAGGAGGAAGTGACAAGAGGGTCACCTGAAATTGAAGGAACTCGCATTAGATCAAGCACTTATCATATACACTAGATAGGGCTATCGCTTTTTTTCTTCAGCCAATAGAGAGGTGAGTTCCTTTTCAAATCTATTCAGAACGTCAATGTGGACTTCCTCTTCATAGGCCAGTTTCTCGAAGATTTCTTTCATGGCCTGACTCTTTGCTGCCTTAGATGCAATTTTATACTTTGCCCGTGCACCTCTTTCATCTATCTTCATCACGCGAATGAATTGCCGCCAGTTCATGTCTTTTCCTCCCTGGTATCATTTCTTTAGAAGACGAAAACTTCCCCTAAAATTTTACTTCCCTTTAAGAGCCATTTTTCTCCTCCTTTTATGGAGAGCTATCAGGCAAAGTCGTGTTCTTTGTGTTTCTCGGCAATGGTAGCTGCCAGCTTGTCCAGCGCACTGAAACCGGCTTCCCTGGGAAAGCCCTTGCTCAACACCGGTTCCAGTATTTCTACCTTCAGGTTGGGAATGAGGGCAGCGAGTTGCTCAACTGCCTTACCTCCCCAGCCATAGGAGCCGATGATAGAGATGAATTTCAGGTTGGGTCTCAGGGCGTTCGCCAGGATGGCCGCGTAGGCGACATTCGGGTGCGGACCGGTGAGAACAGTAGGTGTCCCGATGACGACTGTCGCCGCATCCACCAGGGCCATGGCCAGTTTCCCGATGTCGGTTACGGCAAGGTCGAACTGTTTAACGGTTACGCCTTTCTGAATCAAAGCGCCGACGAAGTACTCCACCA
Above is a genomic segment from Dehalococcoidales bacterium containing:
- a CDS encoding desulfoferrodoxin family protein; the protein is MQFQDILKTAESEGKEKHVPVIEIGKGKGEGGADIVHVVVGKETPHPNTVEHHIGWVELFGVKQNGQVINLGRAAFAPAYTSPNVRFQVPVTEFMAFCALAYCNVHGVWGNCLEV
- a CDS encoding ferritin-like domain-containing protein, with amino-acid sequence MDKDGIIALLNQDLEGEHGAIIQYLTHAYAMGEGEIACEIEPLAREEMRHLDWLAEAIVELGGVPSLERGKMRMGGESVADWMRNDVLLEEDGINLYREHIKIIDDPEIKRLLQRILSDEESHHGDFEHFVNKAQKEGAKDVRGSRTDKVVQTLNWGIEHEYTVILQYMFQSHMTTNPEAKKQLEDQAINEMQHLGWLAEKIIDISGNPRIEHTEVDRSTKTADMLRADIKIEQEVANTYDRAAREIEEAGLKRLLLRIRDHEIYHTEIFNDLLKKEEQ
- a CDS encoding catalase, translated to MSEEKKVYTTGFGAPVDNDQNSITAGSNGPVLMQDTHLLEKLGHFDRERIPERVVHAKGTGAHGYFEVTADVTRYTRAKFLSEIGKRTDVFARFSTVGGEKGSADAERDPRGFAVKFYTEEGNYDMTGNNTPVFFIRDPLKFPDFIHTQKRHPGTNLKDADMFWDFLSLTPESIHQVTILFSDRGTPRTFRNMNGYSSHTFKWYNTKGEYFWVQYHFKTEQGIQNLTRDEATEMKGKDPDHATRDLHEAIERGEYPSWRLEMQIMPPQQAKEYHFDPFDITKVWFHADYPPFTIGRMVLNRNPQNYFSEVEQAAFSPANFVPGIAASPDKMLQGRLFSYHDTHLHRLGPNYHLLPINRPKATKVNYYQRDGFMNFTDNGGDSPNYYPNSFDGPEPQVDVAEPPVEVSGQAARQPYTHPNDDFFQAGELYRRVMTDEDREHLIGNITTHLCNAQKRIQLRQTAIFCKADAEYGRRVAEGLGLDIKEVETLAEMSQEERAKATS
- a CDS encoding ferritin family protein; translated protein: MNWRQFIRVMKIDERGARAKYKIASKAAKSQAMKEIFEKLAYEEEVHIDVLNRFEKELTSLLAEEKKR